The following coding sequences lie in one Cannabis sativa cultivar Pink pepper isolate KNU-18-1 chromosome 5, ASM2916894v1, whole genome shotgun sequence genomic window:
- the LOC115716962 gene encoding zinc finger CCCH domain-containing protein 12-like: MEYGRESVVQVIGTENWSGDQAIWATEDDYRAWNNNSDTSGDTFSNSNYEQRQSQSRSGSEPPNKKSKNSQDVTSSNRSKAIGKMFFKTKLCCKFRAGTCPYISNCNFAHSIEELRRPPPNWQEIVAAHEEEKGVSSEPREEFQIPSVGSSTFVVETPRSYKGRHCKKFYTEEGCPYGDSCTFLHDEQSKNRESVAISLGPGGYGGAPSGTNNATNNSNNNNTTITTTTTTTNNNSSNNNNNSNSNNKPSNWKTRICNKWELTGYCPFGSKCHFAHGSAELHRYGGGLVETDARDPSSVPTENKQQGGGVTPKAAADTVVASSVPSVPHSDVFHLGVPSQRSSIVNQRPGHRAHQKWKGPDKISRIYGDWIDDIE; encoded by the exons ATGGAGTACGGACGGGAAAGCGTGGTTCAGGTGATTGGTACTGAGAATTGGTCAGGAGACCAAGCTATTTGGGCTACTGAAGACGATTATAGAGCTTGGAACAACAACAGTGATACATCTGGAGATACATTTTCGAACTCAAATTATGAGCAGAGACAATCCCAGTCTCGATCAGGTAGCGAACCACCCAACAAGAAATCGAAGAATTCGCAAGATGTAACTTCATCAAACAGGTCTAAAGCTATTGGAAAAATGTTTTTCAAGACCAAACTTTGCTGTAAATTCAGAGCTGGGACTTGTCCTTATATCTCGAACTGTAACTTTGCTCATAGTATTGAAGAGCTTAGAAGGCCACCACCTAATTGGCAAGAGATTGTAGCTGCTCATGAGGAAGAAAAGGGTGTATCTTCAGAACCAAGGGAAGAGTTTCAGATTCCTTCAGTTGGGTCTTCAACTTTTGTTGTTGAGACACCAAGGTCTTATAAAGGAAGACATTGTAAGAAGTTTTATACTGAAGAAGGGTGTCCTTATGGTGATAGTTGCACATTTCTTCATGATGAGCAGTCCAAGAATAGGGAGAGTGTGGCTATAAGTTTGGGGCCTGGAGGGTATGGTGGTGCGCCGAGTGGAACGAACAACGCTACGAACAATAGCAATAACAACAACACcaccatcaccaccaccaccaccaccaccaacaacaacagcagcaacaacaacaacaatagcaacagcaacaacaagCCCTCCAACTGGAAAACCAGGATTTGCAATAAGTGGGAGTTGACTGGTTATTGCCCATTTGGAAGCAAATGTCATTTTGCTCATGGTTCCGCAG AGTTACACCGTTATGGCGGCGGCCTAGTGGAGACAGACGCGAGAGACCCTTCTTCGGTTCCTACAGAAAATAAACAACAGGGTGGTGGAGTGACTCCAAAAGCTGCAGCAGATACTGTGGTTGCATCATCAGTTCCTTCGGTTCCTCATTCGGATGTCTTCCACTTAGGAGTTCCGTCACAACGGTCATCTATAGTAAATCAGAGGCCAGGGCATAGAGCTCATCAAAAATGGAAAGGTCCTGACAAAATTAGTAGAATATATGGCGATTGGATtgatgatattgaataa
- the LOC133038504 gene encoding uncharacterized protein LOC133038504: MHSLQKDMLKQKANYEKKLSSDVQHECKYTAYGFAPAVQYWAYEAILEVGKRYGTNHGIRFPRMLSWTSKGDIGKKDVSALFSRRNLEVVKGLLPRTEEEAFVRTISYDGVENLVDDVVDDTEAEAGSQVPETQVPDTQERDTQVPIYGTFFYANAEPRPGAPSHRAFGVRVRDLVARLDRIEGDTQGLYAAHVELKKAYETSHVELKGGQNVIMEQLRDILAMLNRSPTTASAPEAPADPSTPPPAASPPVEEDEVFPDDYDPYEGAPATPIEAQPLIHVHDTESQG, encoded by the exons atgcactcgcttcagaaagacatgttgaaacagaaggccaactacgagaagaagctgagttcggatgttcagcacgagtgcaaatacacagcatatggcttcgcacctgcagtccaatattgggcgtacgaggccattttggaggttggcaagaggtatggcacgaaccacgggattcggttccccaggatgcttagctggacgagcaaaggcgatattgggaagaaagacgtcagcgcattattttctagacgg aatctggaagtggtgaaggggctacttccacggacagaggaggaggcatttgtgaggacaatatcttacgatggtgtggagAACCTGGTTGATGATGTTGTGGATGACACAGAGGCTGAGGCAGGTAGTCAGGTACCAGAGACTCAGGTCCCAGACACTCAGGAAAGAGACACTCAGGTACCAATTTACGGaacttttttttat gccAACGCCGAACCTCGGCCCGGTGCACCATCGCATCGGGCGTTCGGGGTGCGAGTACGCGATTTAGTGGCTCGGTTGGATAGGATCGAGGGTGACACTCAGGGTCTGTATGCTGCTCATGTCGAGCTGAAGAAGGCATACGAGACCAGCCATGTAGAGCTGAAGGGTGGTCAGAACGTAATTATGGAGCAGCTCAGAGAcatattggccatgttgaatcgtTCGCCAACGACAGCTTCAGCACCGGAGGCCCCAGCAGATCCATCTACCCCACCACCAGCTGCTTCACCTCCAGTAGAAGAGGATGAGGTCTTCCCCGACGATTACGATCCTTATGAGGGAGCTCCAGCGACTCCGATCGAGGCACAACCTCttatccatgtacatgacacCGAGTCGCAGGGGTGA
- the LOC133038505 gene encoding uncharacterized protein LOC133038505 produces MLTPKEWLTDDHIDAAMHMLRRRRTDYPLTFPQKGIILSTFVTAMISSAWTSHKGPRKNFKWEEYILDYCTGFHKSQVFERWRGNEFIYFVLHLPTARHWVTVEVDIELWKINVYDCDSSVCHWTAMEPILKVWSELLPSLILATGEFPHNNQIMALANGDITVLPKMHATRATHDLVPKSATSGDCGVYSIEYVEHLMMQRGLTDVTPTDSHVSSTVNGKFPILTPEELKQEPDVGIVTPAMQKVTDAARAFERERNGNEFREANK; encoded by the exons atgctcacaccaaaggaatggcttacagatgac CATATAGATGCAGCAATGCATATGCTGAGGAGGCGACGCACCGACTATCCACTGACATTTCCTCAGAAGGGTATCATTCTCTCCACATTCGTGACCGCCATGATCAGCAGTGCATGGACGAGCCACAAGGGTCCGAGGAAAAACTTTAAATGGGAGGAATATATCCTGGACTACTGCACAGGGTTtcataag tcccaagtctttgagagatggaggggtaacgagtttatttacttcgttctgCACCTTCCCACGGCAAGACACTGGGTCACAGTTGAAGTCGACATAGAgctgtggaaaattaatgtctacGACTGTGATTCCAGCGTCTGTCATTGGACCGCCATGGAACCCATCTTGAAGGTTTGGTCAGAACTGCTGCCCTCGCTAATCCTTGCAACCGGGGAATTTCCACATAACAACCAGATCATGGCGTTAGCTAACGGTGACATCACGGTGCTTCCAAAAATGCACGCGACTCGAGCCACTCACGACTTAGTTCCGAAGTCAGCAACCAG tggtgattgtggAGTGTATAgcattgagtatgtggagcatctcatgatgcaGCGTGGATTGACCGATGTGACGCCGACGGATAGCCATGTTTCGTCAACGGTG AATGGCAAATTCCCCATCCTAACTCCTGaggagctgaagcaggagcCTGATGTTGGCATAGTTACTCCTGCAATGCAGAAAGTTACGGACGCCGCTCGAGCTTTCGAAAGAGAGCGAAACGGTAACGAGTTCAG AGAAGCAAATAAGTAG